Part of the Pseudomonas baltica genome is shown below.
CCAGCCGATGTTCAGGCCGTTGACCCGGATACGGTTGCGCAACACGCTGAACGCGACGTTTTTGGTGAGGATCGCCAACGCACCCTTGGTGGTCGAGTAGGCCGACAGGAACGATTGCCCGCCATGGCCGCTGACGCTCTGGATATTGACGATCGAGCCCTCGACGCCGTCGCGGATCATCAGCTTCAACGCTTCCTGGATGAGAAAGAACGGCGCCCGCACATTGACCGCGAACAGCTGGTCGAAGAGCTGCGGTGAAGTATCGAGAATGGTGCCGCGATCGGACATCCCGGCGCAGTTGACCAGCCCGTGCAGACGGCCGAAATGCTGGTCGGCAGCGGCGATGATGCGCCGGCAATCGTCGACGTTCTCGAGGTCGGCTTCGACGAAAATCGCCTGGCAGTCGAGCGCTGCCAGTTGCTTGACCTGCGCTTCGCCTTTGCTGCGGCTGCGCCCACAAATGATCAGCCCGGCGGCACCGCGCTGCGCCAGGGTATGCGCCACGGCGGCGCCAAGGCCCTGGGTGCTGCCGGTGACCACGAAAAATTGCTGTTTGAACGGATGGGATAGGGACGCTGCCGACATGAGGTTCTCCTGCTGTTGTTGTTATGGGCGCCAGGGCTAGCCTGCGACTGAATCTGAGACTAGCATTGCCTGTGCCGCATAAAAGCCCGAAAAAACATCAATAAAACCTCAATGAAGGCGCTGCGATGTCCTTGCTCGAACGTGCCAAGCACCATTCCATCAAACAGATCGCCGCCCAGGCCGGGGTCAGCAAGGCTACGGTAGACCGCGTCCTGCACCAGCGCGGCAGCGTCCACTACCAGACCCAGCGGCGCATCGAGCAGGCCCTCGACGAACTCGATGCCCAAGAGCAGACCGGCCTGGCGGTGGGCCGCACCGTGCATGTGGATGTGATCATGCACACCCCGCAGCGCTTCAGCAGCGCCGTGCAGGCAGCGATTACCTCGCAACTGGGCGGCCTGGCGCCACTGCGGATCTTCCCGCGCTTTCATTTTTTCGAGGACATCGACAGCAAACGCATGGCCGAGTTGATCCGCCGCTGCGCCGCCAAAGGCACTCAGGGCATCGTGCTCAAGGCCGCCGATGAGCCCGCGATCATCCAGGCGGTCAATCAGGTCACAGCAACCGGTATACCGGTGGTGACCCTGGTCACCGATCTGCCTCGCAGCGAGCGACTGGCTTATGTCGGGATGGACAACCGCACCGCCGGGCAGACCGCCGCCTATCTGCTGTCGCGCTGGCTCGACCCGGCGCCGCAAACCGTGGCGGTGGTCATTGGCAGCGAGCTGTTTCGTGGCGAAGAAGAGCGCGAGATGGGCTTTCGCGCCTGGCTGCGCGGGCGTGCGCCGCATCTGCGCGTGCTCGATATCAGCGGCGGTGCGGGCGTGTACGAGCCGACCTTCGCGCGCGTCAGCCAGGCACTCAAGGAGCACCCGCAGCTCAAGGCGGTGTACTGCGTGGGCGGCGGCAACCGCGCCATCGTCGACGCCTTCGCAGCTCAGGGCCGGGCGCTGGAGGTGTTTATCGGGCACGACCTGGACGCCGAAAACCGCCAACTGCTGGCCGAAGAAAAGATGGCTGCGGTGATCGCCCATCACCTGGACATCGATGCGCGGCACCTGTTGATGCACATTCTGCAGTTTCATCGGTTGTGGAAGGCCGGGCCGATTCCGAGCGCCGAGGTGCACATCGTCACGCCGTTCAATCTGCCGCGCTGAGGCCGACAAGCCCACCGTAAACGCTCAATATCTGCCAATAACTTCGTTTTGCAGGGCGATCGCCTCCAATACGCAGTTGTTTGCAACAATGGCAAGGTGCCACAATAGCGCCCGTCTCCCCATCAAGGCCGGGCGCATCAGATGGATTGCTTCGAACTCAAGCACGCGCAGGCTGGCTACATTGCGCAAATGGTGCGAACGGATCGACTGCAACAGTTGTTCCGGCAGTCGGTATTGGCCGTCTTTGGCAGTTTTGTCGCCGCGTTGATGCTGTGCTGGTTGTGCTGGGAACGCTTCGATCATCAGGTCGCGATCCTCTGGATCGGGCTGCTCGGCGCGTCGGCGCTGCTGCGCATCGCCATGTTCGTGGTGTACTTCAGAACCCCCGAAAGCGAGCGCACGCCGCAACGCTGGGAGTGCACCTACTGGGTCACGCTGGTGCTGTCGGCAGGCATCTGGGGGGGCGGTGCGCTGGCGCTGATGCCCGCCCACGATCTGCTGACCCAAGTCCTGGTGGTGCTGTTCACGGTGGGCATGTCGGTGAGCGCGGTATCGTGCTATTCCCCCTATCGCTACATGACCTTGACCGCCATCGGCCTGGTTTTGCTGCCGTGCGCGCTGTGGATGTTGCAGCAGCCCTCGACAATGCAACTGAGCATCGCCGTGGCGGTGCTGGTGTTTTCCATCTTTGTGATCAACGCCACCATGAGCCTGGCCGATGCGCTGGAAAGGGCCTTTCGTGTGACCCGCGAAATGGAATGGGCCCACCGGCTGTCGGCGCAGGCGGCGCGCATCGACGAACTCACCGGCCTGAACAACCGCCGGGCGTTCTTCGAGCGCGCCCAGCAGCTCTATACCCAATGCCAGGCCCAGCAACGCCCGCTGTGCGCGGTGATGCTCGACATGGATCACTTCAAGCTGATCAACGACACCTACGGTCATCAGGTCGGCGACGAAGTGCTGCGGCAGACGGGCAAGGTGATCATCCAGTCGTTTCGTACCGCCGACGTGCATGGCCGGCTCGGTGGCGAGGAGTTTGCCGTGCTTTTGCCGGACACTTCGCTGGCCGATGCGCTGGCCATGAGTCAGAGGCTGATATCAGCCTTGAGCGGACTGCAGATCGAACGCGCCCGCGGCATCACCGCCAGCCTCGGGGTGGCGGCGTCCGATGGCGATGACCTGGACCTGCACGGCTTGCTGCACCGCGCTGATCAAGCGCTGTACCGCGCCAAGGCGCAGGGGCGCAATCGGGTGTGCGTGGCCGAAGGACTGGGCGCCGCCCTCCTGTAGCGAGGGGGCGAGCCGCCTCGCTACAGGTGCGCATCTCAGAACGGCACACTCGCGCGCACCGATGCCACCTGATCGGTAAAGTCCATGCGCGTTTGCGCGTCGTAGTCCAGCGACAGTTCGGCGCCGTTGCGCCAGCGAGTGGCCACGCCCAGGCCGCCGCGCATCAACCACGGGCTGGTAGCCTCGCCCGTCACCTGAAAGCGCTGATCTGCTGCGCCGGCAAACGCTGCCGTGGTGCTGGCCGGGCGGTTGATCAGGTCGTAGCCCACCCCCATATTCACCCGCAACCGCGTGCTGGCGGTGACGTTATGTTCCAGCTTGGTATCGAACCCGGCGATCAACTGATCGGTCTCGCGCGCCGCCACATTGAGCAGCAACGGCGCCAGGCTGCTGCTGCCGCGCTCGCTGTACGCAGCGTCGCGGATATGGTTGTAGTCCAGCCGCGCAGAGGGGATCAGCCGCGTGCTGTCGCTCAACTGCAGGGCATGGCCGATGCTTGTGCCCAGGGTGGCCATCAAGCTGTCGTACTCGGCCTTGGCACTGCCGCTGACCCCGGAAATGGCCAGGCGCCGATCGGCATCCACACTGTTGCGTCCGGCACCGCCATACACCATCAGCTCGGTCCCCGGCGCGACGGTGTAGCTGCTGTAACCGAGGAACTGCCACAGGTCCAGGCGCGAGCGTTGCTGGCCGTTCGGCTGCAGCGAGCCAGTGCCGCCATTGGCATAGGCGAACGCCCAGCCGCTGCGTTGCTGCGCAGAGGTGCGCAGGTCGAAGCCGATGACCGTGCCGGTGGCGCCCTCGACCGTGCTGTTGCCCATGCCCGAGCTATAGCTGAACGGCTGGCTCCAGAAGCCATTGATGGCTTTACTCGGTGGATTCTGCCCTGACGCGACGCCCAGCGTGCTCAGTCCGGTGACATCGTCCAGACGGTTTTTCACCGCATAACCGATCGACGCCAGGGTGGCCTGACTGGCCCGCAGTGCAGCGTTGTCCTGCGGTAGTGCCTGGTTCAGATTGCTTGCCACTTGCGCGGTGCTGGTGGCGCTGACGAAGTAGGGCGCCAAGGTGCTGGCGCTGCCCAATGCCAGCTGCCGATCAAGGACCCGCGCCGCCCCTTGGGTCGATGCCGACATCCCCGCCTCACGTGCGGCGCTGGCCACGCCGTTGCTGGCTTTGGGCGTGAGCAACAGGTCGACCCGGTTATCGACCTTGCGCGCGCCGAAGTTGAACAGCGCCGAATTGCTGGTGACCGCGAAGGTGCCGTCCGAAACCAACTGGGTGGCCGTCAGCACATAGTTCAGGCTGCTGGTCGTGAACGGCTGTCGGGCCTGAGTGACATCGACATCGATGCGCGCCTGGCTGGGTAGGGTGGCCGTGCCGTAGACCGCCAGGCTTCCATAGTGGGCGTTATCCTGCACCTGCGTGCGCAACACCGCACCGGGTTTTTGCACGTAGTCACCCGCCAGCGTGGCGGAAGCGCCACCCGTCAGCGCCGGGGCCGCCAGCTCGAGAGTGCCGCGGTTGACC
Proteins encoded:
- a CDS encoding SDR family oxidoreductase, which translates into the protein MSAASLSHPFKQQFFVVTGSTQGLGAAVAHTLAQRGAAGLIICGRSRSKGEAQVKQLAALDCQAIFVEADLENVDDCRRIIAAADQHFGRLHGLVNCAGMSDRGTILDTSPQLFDQLFAVNVRAPFFLIQEALKLMIRDGVEGSIVNIQSVSGHGGQSFLSAYSTTKGALAILTKNVAFSVLRNRIRVNGLNIGWMDTPHEDEIQRQYHGAQDGWLQASEQAQPFGRLLKPQEVAQSVAFLLSAESGMMTGTVIDLDQGVQGCGDSSTPRPDAALQWPEGGSLS
- a CDS encoding LacI family DNA-binding transcriptional regulator, coding for MLERAKHHSIKQIAAQAGVSKATVDRVLHQRGSVHYQTQRRIEQALDELDAQEQTGLAVGRTVHVDVIMHTPQRFSSAVQAAITSQLGGLAPLRIFPRFHFFEDIDSKRMAELIRRCAAKGTQGIVLKAADEPAIIQAVNQVTATGIPVVTLVTDLPRSERLAYVGMDNRTAGQTAAYLLSRWLDPAPQTVAVVIGSELFRGEEEREMGFRAWLRGRAPHLRVLDISGGAGVYEPTFARVSQALKEHPQLKAVYCVGGGNRAIVDAFAAQGRALEVFIGHDLDAENRQLLAEEKMAAVIAHHLDIDARHLLMHILQFHRLWKAGPIPSAEVHIVTPFNLPR
- a CDS encoding diguanylate cyclase, producing MDCFELKHAQAGYIAQMVRTDRLQQLFRQSVLAVFGSFVAALMLCWLCWERFDHQVAILWIGLLGASALLRIAMFVVYFRTPESERTPQRWECTYWVTLVLSAGIWGGGALALMPAHDLLTQVLVVLFTVGMSVSAVSCYSPYRYMTLTAIGLVLLPCALWMLQQPSTMQLSIAVAVLVFSIFVINATMSLADALERAFRVTREMEWAHRLSAQAARIDELTGLNNRRAFFERAQQLYTQCQAQQRPLCAVMLDMDHFKLINDTYGHQVGDEVLRQTGKVIIQSFRTADVHGRLGGEEFAVLLPDTSLADALAMSQRLISALSGLQIERARGITASLGVAASDGDDLDLHGLLHRADQALYRAKAQGRNRVCVAEGLGAALL